One region of Eupeodes corollae chromosome 1, idEupCoro1.1, whole genome shotgun sequence genomic DNA includes:
- the LOC129941828 gene encoding uncharacterized protein LOC129941828, protein MAYSKVNQIQHLLEKQGELYELIVDSLSKLKNSEKITSQRIESRIKALSKNWDEYKDNHNSLGTLKSSLKADQKTEYDEEPYFKEKAYMECEEKYLDSMEQMMILLEEIMPKPSIDGAALSDVSIVRSPCSASTSHVRLPIMNLPMFSGEFLDWAPFKDAFTSQIGVHKSLTCVEKLQYLKTCLAGGKAASRLHTIPLTAANFKVAWNDLLEHYDNKRLLVDSALDLLFSAKSVTQESAEDLDGLLNTINQAVGSLEALGSEVHHWDEILVFLVSRKLDSASIKEWEKHLGSSSETSSWKEFKLFIQTRIRSLQAFERVNPKQQDTRKSTTSKNQFSKARSHHVAMRSSSQSCSLCNGNHFLSACTSYLSKTFEERHQFVTQKKLCYNCLGPHSINSCFSKKRCNMCSGRHHTSIHPGGNRSNHQSNTSSQNISAIETVSTTPFFTAASVNATYIYKSPTNGRLLATALVKVKSNSGERHMVRAFLDQGSEINLISEKLTQILGLSRAHTSFNISGIGAEASSSHKANGKVTLDIQSCVNEYTSVFEAYILPKLTNYLPSTMVAVNNWPHLKGLQLADPEYYQPGQIDLLLGVEVYSQIIQNGLRKGPMETPIAQLTSLGWILSGSTPLAVHTASLEAAAVAFHCHIDYDLNDLVKRFWIQEEVFSSPENQLTSEENHCEEIFRTTHTRNSEGRYIVRLPFKSQPTSFGDSRTPALNMIYRMQKRFTNNSSFYEDYSDFIYEYENLGHMRRASEPPKSANRVFYLPHHGVVREMSATTKLRVVFNGSFKPPQGYSLNEFLHEGPKLHVDLPDVLTRWRIHKFAFSSDVTKMFRQIQVHPDDWDFQRILWLEGSAVVEFLLTTVTYGTSPAPYLANRVLRQLASDEGHLYPEAKTVIEQNTYVDDVYSGASSITEASHESLLEDVPIQERASCSSSHSIKDGPVHRTLGLNWQPVHDRFIFISEEISEPTVYTKRNVLSRIAKLFDPLGWLSPVVVRGKIFMQELWGANLSWDEALPLNLELRWKAYIHELEDLHLISVPRWLGLTPSCLSVEIHGFADASHAALGSVIYLRVSRAIDDIQITILASKTKVAPIQKSSKSGIRSRTVRITTPRLELAAALLLTRHVQHMKKVLGIDISAIHLWTDSSTALFWIQGQPNKWKDFVRNRVSQIQDKLPEANWHHLPGEDNPADFASRGLSPRKLSEKSIWWFGPSWLKLSASNWPSLCLNLDENEDLEERQQLVAFTKAKTRDTTWDLLSKYSSLMRLLRITAWCRRFIYIRKNIQEKKKAKADLTYIPTIIKFSSWLKPEELDAAKTFWIGCVQLESFSSEISSLSRLQSIHQSSSIFRLTPFIDSHGILRIGGRLRNAQIDMDTKHPIILPRESKLTTLILNYTHKSTLHGGVQLMLATLRRNYWIIGGRHAVRSFVNRCVVCTRYRATTPTQLMGQLPINRTIPSRPFLHSGVDYAGPFTLKTWRGRGAKNYKGYLVVFVCFSTSAVHLELATDYSTEGFIAAFKRFTGRRGICSTLRSDCGTNFVGADAELRKLFNSASNNVKSLVDTLANDGTKWSFNPPSAPHFGGKWEAAVKSAKFHIKRVIGDTVLTYEEFSTFLTQVEDVLNSRPICPLSDDPNDLEALTPGHFIVGDALRTVPEPSLMQLPTSRLSRYQQLRQMLEKFWQRWSSEYLQRWQDIGKWHQKYKNIKEGALVLVVDERLPPSKWPLARVISTHPGADGLVRVVTVKTQSTTLKRPIVKLCLLPVINDDNEADISTLK, encoded by the exons ATGGCGTACAGCAAAGTTAATCAAATTCAACATTTGTTGGAGAAGCAAGGCGAGCTATACGAGTTGATCGTAGATTCTCTTTCTAAACTGAAGAACAGCGAAAAAATCACCAGTCAACGTATTGAATCCCGCATTAAAGCTCTTTCTAAGAACTGGGATGAATACAAAGATAACCACAATTCGTTGGGAACTCTGAAATCATCATTGAAAGCTGACCAGAAGACAGAATATGACGAGGAACCATACTTCAAAGAAAAGGCATACATGGAATGTGAAGAAAAATATCTAGATTCAATGGAGCAAATGATGATCTTGTTAGAAGAAATCATGCCGAAACCTTCCATTGATGGCGCAGCATTATCAGATGTCTCCATAGTTCGATCACCATGCTCGGCGTCCACATCACATGTTCGCTTGCCTATAATGAATCTTCCTATGTTTAGTGGAGAGTTCTTGGATTGGGCTCCATTCAAAGACGCCTTCACATCTCAGATAGGTGTCCATAAGTCTTTGACATGTGTTGAgaaattacaatatttaaaaacatgtcTCGCTGGTGGCAAAGCAGCTTCCCGTTTGCACACGATCCCTCTCACAGCAGCTAACTTTAAGGTTGCATGGAATGACCTTCTAGAACACTACGACAACAAGCGACTCTTAGTTGACTCAGCTTTAGATTTACTCTTTTCCGCCAAATCAGTCACTCAAGAAAGTGCAGAAGATCTTGATGGTTTACTGAACACAATAAATCAAGCAGTAGGTTCCTTAGAAGCTCTTGGTTCCGAAGTCCACCATTGGGATGAGATTCTAGTGTTTTTAGTTTCTCGTAAACTAGATTCTGCATCCATAAAAGAATGGGAAAAGCATTTAGGATCATCATCAGAAACCTCTTCTtggaaagaatttaaattatttatacaaactCGCATTCGTTCTCTACAGGCTTTTGAACGAGTTAATCCCAAACAGCAAGACACAAGAAAGTCAACAACAAGTAAAAATCAGTTTTCCAAAGCAAGATCACATCACGTTGCTATGCGCAGCTCTTCTCAATCGTGTTCTCTGTGCAACGGGAACCATTTTTTATCAGCTTGTACAAGTTATTTATCAAAAACCTTTGAAGAACGTCATCAGTTtgtcacacaaaaaaaactctgCTATAATTGTCTCGGTCCACACTCAATCAACAGCTGCTTTTCAAAGAAAAGGTGTAACATGTGCAGTGGTCGTCATCACACTTCTATTCACCCAGGAGGCAACAGATCTAATCATCAGTCAAACACCTCATCACAGAACATATCAGCGATTGAAACAGTATCAACTACACCATTTTTTACTGCTGCATCTGTTAACGCGACTTACATCTATAAATCTCCAACAAACGGAAGGCTTCTGGCAACAGCCTTAGTAAAAGTTAAATCGAACAGTGGAGAGCGCCACATGGTAAGAGCTTTTCTTGACCAAGgttctgaaataaatttaatttcagaaaaattgaCCCAAATTCTTGGATTATCACGTGCTCACACATCATTTAATATATCGGGTATAGGAGCAGAAGCATCATCCTCACACAAGGCAAATGGAAAGGTTACCTTGGATATTCAATCATGTGTTAATGAATACACGAGTGTTTTTGAAGCTTACATTTTACccaaattaacaaattatctTCCTTCCACAATGGTGGCTGTCAACAATTGGCCTCATCTCAAAGGCCTGCAACTTGCAGATCCTGAATACTATCAACCCGGCCAAATAGATCTCCTCCTGGGAGTAGAAGTGTACAGCCAAATAATACAGAATGGACTTCGAAAAGGACCAATGGAGACGCCAATTGCTCAACTTACAAGTTTAGGGTGGATTCTTTCTGGATCGACACCCTTAGCAGTACATACAGCATCGTTGGAAGCGGCGGCGGTGGCTTTtcattgtcatattgactatgaCCTCAATGACCTTGTGAAGCGATTTTGGATTCAAGAAGAAGTCTTTAGTTCACCTGAGAATCAACTAACTTCAGAAGAAAACCATTGCGAGGAGATTTTTAGGACTACCCATACTCGAAATTCAGAAGGAAGATATATTGTCAGGCTTCCATTTAAGTCACAACCCACATCCTTTGGAGACTCAAGAACGCCAGCACTGAACATGATTTATAGGATGCAAAAACGTTTCACCAACAACTCATCGTTCTATGAAGACTACTCAGACTTTATCTACGAATATGAAAACTTGGGCCACATGCGCCGAGCATCTGAGCCTCCAAAATCAGCTAATCGAGTGTTTTATTTACCACATCATGGTGTTGTTCGTGAAATGAGTGCAACAACTAAGCTCAGAGTTGTTTTTAACGGATCTTTTAAGCCGCCACAAGGCTATTCACTTAACGAATTTCTTCACGAAGGCCCTAAGCTTCATGTTGATCTTCCTGATGTCTTAACACGGTGGCGAATACATAAATTTGCATTCTCATCAGACGTCACAAAAATGTTTAGACAAATTCAAGTTCATCCTGACGATTGggattttcaaagaattttatgGCTTGAAGGTTCGGCTgtagttgaatttttgttgacaaCGGTTACTTACGGGACGAGTCCAGCTCCTTACCTCGCCAACAGAGTTCTCCGTCAACTTGCATCAGACGAAGGCCATCTTTATCCTGAAGCTAAGACAGTTATCGAGCAAAATACTTATGTTGACGATGTCTACAGTGGAGCGTCTTCTATCACGGAGG CCAGCCACGAAAGTCTATTAGAAGATGTGCCTATCCAAGAACGTGCTTCGTGTTCATCTTCACATTCTATTAAGGATGGTCCTGTACATCGTACATTAGGGCTCAACTGGCAACCTGTCCATGAtcgattcattttcatttctgaAGAAATAAGTGAACCCACCGTATATacgaaaagaaatgttttgtcTCGTATTGCAAAATTATTCGACCCCCTAGGGTGGCTATCTCCAGTGGTTGTTCGAGGCAAAATATTTATGCAGGAGCTGTGGGGAGCAAACTTAAGCTGGGATGAAGCTTTACCTCTTAACCTTGAGCTGCGATGGAAAGCTTATATTCATGAGCTTGAAGATTTACATTTGATCAGTGTACCTAGGTGGCTTGGATTAACTCCTTCATGTTTATCTGTTGAGATTCATGGCTTTGCTGACGCTTCTCATGCAGCACTTGGTTCAGTTATCTATCTTCGTGTGTCAAGAGCCATAGACGACATTCAAATTACAATTTTGGCATCCAAGACCAAGGTGGCTCCAATTCAAAAATCAAGTAAATCTGGTATTCGTTCGAGAACTGTTCGTATTACAACTCCACGCCTGGAGTTAGCCGCAGCGTTGCTTCTTACACGCCATGTTCAACATATGAAAAAGGTTTTAGGTATCGACATATCAGCTATACATCTTTGGACGGATTCTAGTACAGCCTTATTTTGGATTCAAGGTCAACCCAACAAGTGGAAAGATTTCGTACGCAACCGTGTCTCTCAAATACAGGATAAGCTTCCTGAGGCAAATTGGCATCATCTGCCAGGTGAGGACAACCCAGCTGATTTTGCGTCAAGGGGCCTATCACCGCGCAAGTTATCTGAGAAATCAATTTGGTGGTTTGGACCTAGTTGGCTGAAACTTAGTGCAAGCAATTGGCCATCACTCTGTCTCAACTTAGACGAAAATGAAGATCTGGAGGAACGTCAGCAATTAGTAGCCTTTACTAAAGCGAAGACAAGAGATACTACTTGGGATCTTTTAAGTAAGTATTCCTCTTTGATGAGACTCTTGCGAATAACAGCCTGGTGCAGGCGCTTCATttatattcgaaaaaatattcaagaaaagaaaaaagccaAGGCTGATTTAACATATATACCAACAATCATCAAATTCAGTAGTTGGCTCAAACCCGAGGAACTAGATGCAGCAAAGACGTTTTGGATTGGATGTGTGCAGTTAGAAAGTTTTTCATCAGAAATCAGCAGTTTATCTCGTTTACAGTCCATTCATCAGAGCAGTTCTATATTTCGCCTCACTCCATTCATAGACTCACATGGTATACTTCGAATTGGCGGGCGGCTTCGCAACGCCCAAATAGATATGGATACAAAGCATCCAATTATTCTCCCTCGTGAATCTAAATTAACAACGCTAATACTAAACTACACGCATAAGTCAACACTTCACGGTGGAGTTCAATTAATGCTGGCCACTCTAAGAAGGAATTATTGGATCATCGGAGGTCGTCATGCTGTTCGCAGTTTCGTCAATCGCTGTGTAGTTTGCACAAGGTATAGAGCTACAACTCCTACGCAACTCATGGGCCAGCTTCCTATCAACCGAACAATTCCATCACGTCCATTTTTACATTCGGGCGTAGATTACGCCGGCCCATTCACATTAAAAACCTGGAGAGGACGAGGTGCCAAAAACTACAAGGGGTATCTGGTGGTCTTTGTATGCTTCTCTACATCTGCTGTCCATCTTGAACTTGCCACTGATTACTCTACAGAAGGATTTATTGCAGCTTTCAAGCGCTTCACTGGTCGAAGAGGTATTTGTTCCACACTGAGAAGTGACTGTGGAACTAACTTTGTTGGTGCTGATGCGGAGCTGCGTAAGTTGTTTAATTCTGCTTCTAATAATGTAAAATCTTTAGTAGATACACTCGCCAATGATGGTACAAAATGGTCGTTCAACCCCCCGTCAGCGCCCCACTTTGGGGGCAAATGGGAAGCAGCTGTTAAGTCAGCCAAGTTCCACATCAAGCGAGTTATTGGGGATACCGTTCTTACCTATGAGGAATTTTCGACTTTCCTGACCCAAGTGGAAGATGTTTTGAACTCCCGTCCCATCTGCCCTCTTTCTGATGATCCAAACGACCTTGAGGCACTTACCCCAGGCCACTTCATCGTGGGAGACGCTTTAAGAACAGTTCCTGAACCATCATTAATGCAGCTACCTACATCAAGACTTTCTCGTTATCAACAGCTACGACAAATGCTAGAAAAGTTTTGGCAGAGATGGTCCAGCGAATATCTTCAAAGGTGGCAGGACATTGGAAAGTGgcatcaaaaatacaaaaacatcaaaGAAGGAGCTCTTGTACTTGTTGTGGATGAGCGATTACCTCCAAGTAAGTGGCCTCTAGCACGAGTTATTTCAACACATCCTGGAGCTGACGGACTCGTTAGAGTCGTCACGGTGAAGACACAATCAACAACACTTAAGCGCCCCATTGTTAAACTTTGTTTGCTGCCGGTTATCAATGACGACAATGAAGCAGATATTTCAACGCTCAAATGA